A window from Salmo trutta chromosome 29, fSalTru1.1, whole genome shotgun sequence encodes these proteins:
- the LOC115166744 gene encoding multiple epidermal growth factor-like domains protein 10, translated as MTLVSYRYIVMEMSYCSSAIVTTTASKNVYDVEPKVSVLQGCNGVVVPTCPQNPYDLPRNSHIPSHYDLLPLRHSQSYSPTHSQGHSHQSHSPPLPGSPTSSLL; from the exons ATGACGTTGGTGAGTTATAGATATATAGTTATGGAGATGTCCTACTGCTCCTCTGCTATAGTCACCACCACCGCCAGCAAGAACGTCTATGACGTTG AACCCAAGGTGAGTGTTCTCCAGGGCTGTAATGGTGTGGTGGTTCCCACGTGCCCTCAGAACCCGTACGACCTCCCCAGGAACAGCCACATCCCCAGCCACTACGACCTGCTGCCCCTGAGACACAGCCAGAGCTACAGCCCTACACACAGCCAGGGCCACAGCCACCAGAGCCACAGCCCCCCCCTACCCGGCAGCCCTACCAGCTCCCTGCTATAG